The Saimiri boliviensis isolate mSaiBol1 chromosome 12, mSaiBol1.pri, whole genome shotgun sequence nucleotide sequence ttTCTCTAAACCTACAATTCTGtagatttgtttttcattgttgttttgctttgttttttgagacagggtctcactctgttacccatgctggggTGTAGTGACATAGTCACAGCTTGCTCcatcctcaacctccctgggctcatgtgatcctcccacttcagcctcctgagcagctgggactatattcacatgccaccatgccctgctaatttttatgttttttgtagagacaggatttcaccatgttgcccagaccagtCTCGAACTCGTGGACTCaagccacccacccacctcagcctcccaaagttcttggattacagacgtgagccactgtgcccagccaggcctTTATTTTATACATAGATAACAAATTATTAGACATTCTATATAATTCCTGGCTCTCACCCCAAAATTGaagtcttaaaaataatgtttttaaatcttgGGACAAGAAAGCAGAATGTATATGATATACACAGGTTGACTGACTTTGTAATGGGCAAAATTAAATCAGGCCTGTTGCTTATTCAACTTTCATTTATTGCCCCTGAGCATGACTATTTTAGCAGGTGGTGTACTGCAGTTGTTATACTACCTTATTTCTTCACAGTATATGTATTTGTAcacttgtttgattttattttctctgacttCCAAAAGACATCTGCTTAACCTGCTATTTTAGCCCCAGCTAAAAATCagtattcattgaatgaatgtaTGTGTGAATGATGAGCCTCATCCCACTTCTAACTTGCTTGAGCACAAGCAAGTTATCGCTTCACTTTAGTTGTAAAAAGTGAGCTACTGGACCTTTGCTCTTTgtcctatttcctttttttttttttaggtggagtttcactcttgctgctcaggctggtgcaatctcagctcactgcaatctccacctccctggttcaagcaattctcctgcctcagcgtcccaagtaactgggattacaggcacccgccaccacacccagctaattttttgtatttttactagagacagcatttcaccaccttcgccaggctggtctcaaactcctgacctcagatgatccacgcacctcagcctcccaaagtgctgggattacaagtgtgaatcaCAGCGCCCAACCTCTACTtcctttttgtttccttattcTTAAACACCTTATAAGGTTTCTGCTACTACCCCTGAGGAACAAACTTCCTCTGCTCTGGTCTGTGCCTGAATATTCACTctcctttatttgtttgtttgtttatttattttttagaaagacagagtctcgctcagtcaccaggctggagtgcagtggtatgatctcagctcattgcaacctctgacttgcTAGTttaggcgattcttctgcctcagcctcctgagtagctgggatttcaggcacatgccaccacaccaagctaagttttgtatttttagtagagatagggtctcaccatgttggccaggatgatctctatctcctgaccttgtgatccccctgcctcagcctcccaaaatgctacgattacagtcatgagccactgtgcccggtccctTTACATTTTTAAGCCCAAAAAAAGGACGcataacacaataaaatattttttcaaatgttctgaATTTATTTGGTAACACTTTGAgaatatttaatcatattttgttataactttaaaatgatcattatattaaaatttttaatgatatgaaaatatgatttcctagccggacatggtggcatgcatttgtagttccagctactcaggagagtcaggtgggaagattgcttgagcccaggagtacaaagccaacctgggcaacatagcaagaccctttttttttaaaggaatttctttgccaggtgcagtgactaatacctgtaatcccagcactttaggaggcagaagcagatggatcatctggggtcaggagtttgacaccagtctggctaacatggtgaaatcccatttctactaaaaatacaaaaaattagctgggcgtggtggcacatgcctgtagctataatcccagctacttgggaggctgaggcaggagaatcacttgaacccaggaggcagaggttgcagtgagcagagatgatgccattgcactccagcttggacagcaagagtgaaactctgtctcaaatttaagttaattaattaatacataatacataaataaacttaCTGAAAAATCTATAGGTAAAACCGTCTGGGCCAGCCAACTTTTGCTACCATTGTGGAATTGGAGTTTATGAAATATCATGAACCAGACCATTTCACTATAGGACAACTCAAAAGGATCACCTTCCACAGGCAAGATAGGAAGTTGTTAAGTTTTACCTGGAGACACAGAAGAATATAAAATTCAATGACATTGTTGACCATTAGGAAGAGGCTGGCCTCCTGCTCTTTAATATTACATCTTAGTTCAATAAATTaaccaaatgaaaatatgaaCTATGTTCATAGCTCAGATTTGGTCCTCTCcacatttttggccaggcgcggtggctcgcactgtaatcccagagctttgggaggccgaggtgggcagatcacctgagccaggagtttgagaccagcctggccaacatgttgaaaccccatctctatcaaaaaacaaaaattagctaggcatggtggcatgcacctgtaatcccagctactcaggaggctgaggcaggagaatcacttgaatccagcagttggagattgcagtgagccaagatcacaccaccggattccagtctgggcagcagagcaagacatcatctcaagaaacaaacagaaaaaaaaaagtgataaatttaAGGCCAAGATTGATCTGGAAGTGAAAAGGATTTTGGAGAGAGGGGAAGGACAGAAATTCACAAATGCCAATTTTGTACTTCTTGCCTTCTGGTATCTAAACCAATTGAGAAATAACCCCAAAACTTGGATAGGGTAAGGAAAGGATTTTATTAGCTTCATTACCCTCATAGATAGGTACCCTAGAGTTCCTGGATTGGGAAAAATGCCTGGGATCTGTAACCAAAACTGGACCTCCTACTACAGTTCCTCAGTTCTAGACCTTGGAAGTGCACTTAAGGAGAGTTAGGTATGTAGGGTAGACTTTTAGCCATACAGAGGCATCACACCCCATCTTACATACCACTAAGTGAAGAAAGAGCCAAAGAGAAATGAGCTTTCAAGCCATCTGTTGAAGGCCAGTCCTGCCCCTTGGCTGGCTATGCTTAATCTCCAAGAAGAAAGATAAGGAAAACAAATGTTCTTCTTGAGCACAAATAGGACCTAGAATTACGTCCCAGTTCCACAGCCCAGTCTAACCAAATCAAATAAAGGAATAGAAGCCACAACAGAGGTTCCTGCCCCTCTATTGTAATAATCAGTCTGTGTCagccattttaaaatcttttatattcCTGTGTGGTATGAAATGGCTTGGGAACTTTGTTTTTCCCTTGAATAAgacatttcttataaataaatcAGGACTGATAGCTTTCCAgcttatttctaaaacttttttttttctgcattcttttgaaattaagcattttctatttaaaaaatagagcttggccgggcgtggtggctcaagcctgtaatcccagcactttgggaggcggaggcgggtggatcacaaggtcaagagattgagaccatcctggtcaacatggtgaaaccccatctctactaaaaaatacaaaaaattagctgggcatggtggcgtgtgcctgtaatcccagctactcaggaggctgagccaggagaattgcctgaacccgggaggcggaggttgcggtgagccgagattgtgccattgcactccagcctgggcaacaagagcgaaactctgtctcaaaaaaaaagatcgagaccatcctggtcaacatggtgaaaccccgtctctactaaaaatacaaaacattagctgggcatggtggcgcatgcctgtaatcccagctactcaggaggctgaggcaggagaattgcctgagcccaggaggcggaggttgcggtgagccgagatcgcaccattgcactccagcctgggcaacaagagcgaaactccgtctcaaaaaaaaaaaaaccagagcttAATATGCAacacttctggaaaaaaaatgcaacactTCATTCGAAAAAGAGGTAATtccggccgggcgctgtggctcatgcctataatcccagtactttgggaggccgaggcgggtggatcacgaggtcaagagatcgagaccatcctggtgaacatggtgaaaccccgtctctactaagaatacaaaaattgccgggcgcggtggctcaagcctgtaatcccagcactatgggaggccaaggctggtggatcacgaggtcaagagatcgagaccatcccagtcaacatagtgaaaccccgtctctactaaaaatacaaaaaattagttgggcatggtggcacgtgcctgtaatcccagctactcaggaggctgaggcaggagaattgcctgaacccaggaggcagaggttgcagtgagccaagatcgcgccattgcactccagcctgggtaacaagagcgaaactctgtctcaaaaaaaaaaaaaaaaaaaaaaaaattagctgggcatggtggcgcacgcctgtagtcccagctactagggaggcggaggcaggagaattgcttgaacccaggaggcggaggttgcggtgagccgagatcgcaccattgcgctccagcctgggtaacaagagcgaaactccgtctcaaaagaaaaacgaaaaagaaGTAATTCTAACATGCTATCTGTTTCACAGGTTGTTGGTCATAAAGAAGGTCTAGACGTTATGGAAAGAGCTGAtcctttattccttttaattGGACTTCCTACTATTCCTGTCATGCTGATATTAGGCAAGATGATTCGCTGGGAGGACTATGTGCTTAGACTATGGCGCAAATACTCAAAtaaactacaaattttaaatagtatatttCCAGGTAAGGCCCTGAATTGTGGTTGTAAAGTGCATACCAAATTGATCTTATAGAAGAACTGTAACATGCCTTTTTAGCAATGTTTGAAGATATTCTAGCTTTTCTGATTTATTAGCACTAATGCActgcatttttttcctctaggGATTGGTTGTCCTGTTCCTCGAATTCCAGCTGAGGCTAATCCTTTAGCAGATCATGTCTCTGCTACTCGAATTTTGTGTGGAGCCCTTGTCTTTCCTACTATTGCTACAATAGTTGGTAAATTGATGTTCAGTAGTGTTAACTCTAATTTACAAAGGACAATCTTGGTAAGATGGCTTTTATATTACTTATATTACCTTGCAATAGAGAAtgaactgttttcatttttaaaagatggggaaCTGTGTAAATATTCAGTCTGTGGCTCCTATGCATTAAGACTCTATTTCAGCCTCACTATCATTCAGTAGCTTGAGtggaaataaaaagaggaagaaccaCTGCAGCAGTTCAGGCCTTTTGGAACTATATTGTAGGTGATTCCTCTCCTGGCATATGCGTGAATCATCACACCTGTCCTTCTTGCCAGTGGAATTATAGTGAAGAGCTTTTGCTCTAGGGTCAGACCACCTGGTTTAAATCCCATCACAGAAATTGCCTTGCTATGAAATCTAAATCAAATGTCTGGACTTTTTCTTCCTGTAatatggtgatggtaatgatagCTACTTcaggattattgtgaggattatatAAGTCTTAGCATATAGTAATCACCATGTTTGCTACTATTGTTATTCCCACTTCTCCCCTCTGGTGGCAGTGTGCACATAGTGCCCTAGCATTCTTCTTTGTATATCAAAGTATATGTAGAACTACATGGAAGAAATACTAGTCAGAAAGGATAATGGAGAACGCATCTCTGTCCTCTGTTACCTATAGTAACAGTGTGtagtctctctctccctgtctcatCTCCTagtagaaaaggaaaactatTTCATTTGCGGTCATCTGAATTAGTTTAGTGTCAAAACCTATGTCTTTTGTgatctaaataaaattatttttattattatgtttctgTAAATCTGCATTATAAAaagctaattttcctttttattttagggtggaattgcttttgttgccataAAAGGAGCATTTAAAGTTTACTTCAAACAGCAGCAATATTTACGACAGGCACACCGCAAAATTCTAAATTATCCAGAACAAGAAGAAGCATAAAACTGTGACTTCTGGTTGTCCTGCAGTCCTCTCATTCTTATgaatctgttttgttgttttgattcCATCATTAATGCACTTGTGAAGACTTGTGATAAGCTGCTGCTcctgtattttttaagaaatataataaagCACTTAGGGCAAGGGAAATCATCTCGGTAATCACGGAACCTAAGGATgtgatttgttttcattgtttgtaTGTACTACTTTTATGGCAGTCATATGAACTGTTATCTTAGCATGGTAAACCTGggttttgttcatattttctccaGACAGAAATGTAAAGATCAAactgcaaatattaaaaaaatggaCATGCTGTTTTATTCAAATGCCTCTTTTGTACATGTTCATGTCTAGTTGTTTTCTTAGAATCAGCAACTCAATGAAGGTACTATAAGGATTTTTCTCACTGACATAATTTGATTACATACTAAATAAGAGGCTATGTTAATAtgaggaaatgtaaattaaattagttataaataaataaccaaaaatgtATGTAAACATTCAAACGATTATCTGAACAAATGAGATTTTGTGGTATTTTCTTTAACCCATGTGATGTCCTCTAAAATGTGTAGGGTAAAAATTCACAGGGCTTCCAGATCACTTTTTcgctattaaattttatttatataatgttgACATCTCATACTTCATGAAGTAATTTTGACTCATGGAGTCTTGGGGTTTGTGTGAATGTTGGGGGTGTGTGTCAGTCATCAGGTCCTTTCATCTTTGAAGTTTTTTAAATCCATATTTCTAGAAATTAGAGCTCCCTGTTTATAGTAGTTTGAGCAGAGAATGatttacaaaaaaatagttttctttcctctttcattgATTCAGTTATTGAGATATTGTTGATCACCTTCTATTTCCCAGGCACTGTGCAGAGTGCTGTGGGAAATagtggtgaacaagacagactTGGTCCAAGCTCTTACAGAGTTTACAGTCTCGTTTCAGGGGATAGAAAATCAGCAGTGAATAAACCAAGGTGAAGCCTTGAGCTCTGTGCTTTTATATTAATGAGGAGAAAAGTATGAAAACAAGAGGTCTTGAGTAAATATTGAGTTCATTGTTTTTGGCTTAAGTTTATTATAGAAAACCAACACTaatgtttttagattttaattGCTTGTCATATTGATGAAGCTAGCACCTTAATCACTGTTTGACTagttttgtgttcatttttcaaaagcaattatTTAAGCCATTTTCAATAGATTGGCCATTTTAACCTGAATggttattttcattaaatttttaagagatatttttaaaaacctatttattttcttgttcacaGCATCTAATGCATGACAATAGTAAATGTTTCCCCTTATTGATAAGTGGCCACTTTAGGAGTGTAGCAAATATAGATTGAGCTATGTTAGTTTGCAATAATATATGTTAACTTTAGTAATTAAAGACTGATACTTTTCTGTAATATGAATGTCTTAATTTTGAGTTACATGATGTTTATTTGAATGGTGAACATTCAAAGTTGTAtttggagaggaagagaagatttGACAGTGAGCCTTATTACGAACACGACtacagggccaggcgcagtggctcacgcctgtaatcccaacactttggaagtccaaggcgggtggatcacgaggtcaagagatcgagaccatcctggccaacagggtgaaaccccgtctctactaaaaatgcaaaaaattagctgggcatggtggcacatgcctgtaatcccagctactcaggaggctgaggcgggagaattgcctgaacccaggaggcgaaggttgcagtgagccgagattgcgccattgcactccagcctgggtaacaagagcaaaactccgtctcaaaaaaaaaaaaaaaaacactactacaaaaaaaaaaaaacaactacagtACTGAAGGGGAAATATGAAAtctatgattatatattttaaaaacttagattATATGGCTGTAATTATAAAacattggcttttcttttttcaatgtgAAAAGTTGTATTAAATGGACATATCTtgcataattttgttatttagaaCAGTTTTTAGGCAGCCTTTACTAAAGTTATGCAAGCACGCAGTTCCCCATTTGCCACTTTTAATGCCCTTGATGTGGGGAGTAGCTGTTCGGGTTTATAGGGATCTGGGCTAATGAAGGCCGGGGAACAACAACTCTAATCCTTtcggggcaggagggaggggttTTTTAGGGTTGTGCGGAGGGAACTGCAAGTGCCTGAGGACCAGAATGACCTCTAGCCCTGGGATTGAACACTTTTAAACCTAAAGAGCaggcagccccctgaggccatttatccggccccacctcacttcaggaaggggcacctctttcattggtggtcagtgagaagagcacagtatgtggcggccctccaacagtctgagggacagtgaactggccccctgtgtaaaaagtttggggacgcctgctaaaGAGCCTTATTAATAGCTCAAGAAATACCACGTGCCTGTCTTTCCATGAAGGTGACCTACCTGACCGTGAAGTAATAAAAGAGCATAGGCAGACTTCAAGTTGgatagacctgggttcaagtcatggATAACTCTATGATTTTGGCTAACGGTCTTGACTTCCTCTTGGCTGCAGTTTTCTTAATCTTTGAAATGCAAGTAATATTTATCTCAGAAGACTTTGTAGGATTAACTGAGATTAAAGGAACAAGGCACTTTAGGCTCAAAATGGCCCCTACAGAGCAGTAGTTGTTTCTTAATTGCTGAGTAATCTGTTTGTACTCTAGGAAAAGTGAGtgaagaagtaaaagaaaggCATTAGGGGACAAACTCAAGAGATGATACAGATTTTGGGGATGGGTGGgtatattttccagtttattttcatattgctTTACTGTGTTATTTCTAGAAACTTAA carries:
- the MARCHF5 gene encoding E3 ubiquitin-protein ligase MARCHF5 codes for the protein MPDQALQQMLDRSCWVCFATDEDDRTAEWVRPCRCRGSTKWVHQACLQRWVDEKQRGNSTARVACPQCNAEYLIVFPKLGPVVYVLDLADRLISKACPFAAAGIMVGSIYWTAVTYGAVTVMQVVGHKEGLDVMERADPLFLLIGLPTIPVMLILGKMIRWEDYVLRLWRKYSNKLQILNSIFPGIGCPVPRIPAEANPLADHVSATRILCGALVFPTIATIVGKLMFSSVNSNLQRTILGGIAFVAIKGAFKVYFKQQQYLRQAHRKILNYPEQEEA